One window from the genome of Hydractinia symbiolongicarpus strain clone_291-10 chromosome 1, HSymV2.1, whole genome shotgun sequence encodes:
- the LOC130638689 gene encoding short-chain dehydrogenase/reductase family 16C member 6-like isoform X3: MKWLTITTRRFLTQGISCISRDEKGYILLRVHAKPGAKKNKIAGCILVLYDIDEKNVHELANSLNSNNKKTVAYAYKCDITNHNEVESVSNHVINNIGHPTMLINNAGVVAGKYFTELTSADISRTFEVNVISHYTLVKTFLPHMLEQNHGHIVCVSSILALDSLSGVSDYGPSKAAASVFMRALRQEIRLLGKNIHCTSIFPYQIHTDMFKGCAARFSYVPFLNVLDPDYVTTKMVDAIQKNQIVLYIPRILYAAIAVMNVLPVCAYDALYDFLHTNTAMRTWVGKGKKEE, encoded by the exons ATGAAATGGTTAACAATTACTACTAGAAGATTTTTGACGCAAGGCATATCATGTATCTCCCGTGACGAAAAAGGATATATTCTTCTACGAGTGCATGCTAAACCTGgggcaaagaaaaacaaaattgcag GATGTATCCTTGTTTTATACGACATCGATGAGAAAAATGTGCACGAACTTGCTAATTCATTAAattcaaacaataaaaaaacagtaGCATACGCGTATAAATGCGACATAACCAATCACAATGAAGTAGAAAGTGTGTCAAACCACGTGATCAACAACATAGGGCATCCAACAATGCTTATCAACAATGCAGGCGTAGTGGCGGGAAAGTATTTCACAGAATTGACAAGCGCTGATATATCGCGTACATTTGAAGTGAATGTGATTTCGCACTATACCTTAGTGAAGACATTTTTACCGCACATGTTAGAACAGAATCATGGTCATATTGTTTGTGTATCCTCCATTTTAGCCTTGGATTCTTTAAGTGGCGTTTCAGATTATGGTCCATCTAAAGCAGCAGCGTCTGTTTTCATGCGTGCATTGAGACAAGAAATTCGATTGCTTG gaAAAAATATCCATTGTACATCTATATTTCCATACCAAATCCACACTGATATGTTCAAAGGTTGCGCTGCACGATTCTCATATGTACCATTTTTAAACGTCCTCGATCCGGATTAcgtaacaacaaagatggtagACGCTATACAAAAAAACCAAATCGTGCTTTACATACCAAGAATTTTATACGCAGCAATTGCTGTTATGAATGTATTGCCAGTGTGTGCATACGATGCTTTATATGACTTTCTTCACACGAACACTGCTATGAGAACATGGGTGGGAAAAGGAAAGAAAGAAGAGTAG
- the LOC130638689 gene encoding short-chain dehydrogenase/reductase family 16C member 6-like isoform X2: MVDMKACVEVTSDVFLMLFTAVYEVLKSWVKFFYTPRKDLTGEVVLLTGAAGHIGSLLAEKLVRKGCILVLYDIDEKNVHELANSLNSNNKKTVAYAYKCDITNHNEVESVSNHVINNIGHPTMLINNAGVVAGKYFTELTSADISRTFEVNVISHYTLVKTFLPHMLEQNHGHIVCVSSILALDSLSGVSDYGPSKAAASVFMRALRQEIRLLGKNIHCTSIFPYQIHTDMFKGCAARFSYVPFLNVLDPDYVTTKMVDAIQKNQIVLYIPRILYAAIAVMNVLPVCAYDALYDFLHTNTAMRTWVGKGKKEE; the protein is encoded by the exons ATGGTCGATATGAAAGCGTGTGTTGAAGTTACTTCAGATGTATTTCTCATGCTTTTCACTGCCGTCTATGAGGTGTTGAAGTCTTGGGTGAAATTCTTCTACACACCACGTAAAGATTTGACAGGTGAAGTTGTCCTACTTACTGGTGCAGCTGGACATATTGGTTCGTTACTTGCTGAAAAGTTAGTGCGAAAAG GATGTATCCTTGTTTTATACGACATCGATGAGAAAAATGTGCACGAACTTGCTAATTCATTAAattcaaacaataaaaaaacagtaGCATACGCGTATAAATGCGACATAACCAATCACAATGAAGTAGAAAGTGTGTCAAACCACGTGATCAACAACATAGGGCATCCAACAATGCTTATCAACAATGCAGGCGTAGTGGCGGGAAAGTATTTCACAGAATTGACAAGCGCTGATATATCGCGTACATTTGAAGTGAATGTGATTTCGCACTATACCTTAGTGAAGACATTTTTACCGCACATGTTAGAACAGAATCATGGTCATATTGTTTGTGTATCCTCCATTTTAGCCTTGGATTCTTTAAGTGGCGTTTCAGATTATGGTCCATCTAAAGCAGCAGCGTCTGTTTTCATGCGTGCATTGAGACAAGAAATTCGATTGCTTG gaAAAAATATCCATTGTACATCTATATTTCCATACCAAATCCACACTGATATGTTCAAAGGTTGCGCTGCACGATTCTCATATGTACCATTTTTAAACGTCCTCGATCCGGATTAcgtaacaacaaagatggtagACGCTATACAAAAAAACCAAATCGTGCTTTACATACCAAGAATTTTATACGCAGCAATTGCTGTTATGAATGTATTGCCAGTGTGTGCATACGATGCTTTATATGACTTTCTTCACACGAACACTGCTATGAGAACATGGGTGGGAAAAGGAAAGAAAGAAGAGTAG